The following proteins are encoded in a genomic region of Desmodus rotundus isolate HL8 unplaced genomic scaffold, HLdesRot8A.1 manual_scaffold_100, whole genome shotgun sequence:
- the IQCF2 gene encoding IQ domain-containing protein F2, whose translation MGVHFCTRGNLILVVIKEEEITEVKRKKKEKKKENSKRAMKAATKIQAWWRGTLVRRTLLHAALRAWVIQRWWRLTLTRMLHRQRRTALVNYAVRERAVVKLQSLVRMWRVHWRYCQVLSAIYIIQCHWHCHDCQTCALLRGHCVVTATHLQFHIEITNP comes from the exons ATGGGGGTTCACTTTTGC ACAAGAGGCAATCTTATTTTAGTTGTAATCAAGGAAGAGGAAATAACTGaagtgaagaggaagaagaaagagaagaaaaag GAAAATTCGAAGAGAGCAATGAAAGCAGCCACGAAGATCCAGGCCTGGTGGCGGGGCACCCTGGTGCGCCGGACGCTGCTGCACGCGGCGCTCCGGGCCTGGGTCATCCAGCGCTGGTGGAGGCTGACGCTGACCAGGATGCTGCACAGGCAGCGGAGGACAGCCCTGGTGAACTACGCCGTCAGAGAGAGGGCGGTGGTCAAGCTGCAGTCTCTGGTCCGCATGTGGCGCGTCCACTGGCGGTACTGCCAGGTGCTGAGCGCCATCTACATCATCCAGTGCCACTGGCACTGCCACGACTGCCAGACCTGCGCGCTCCTCCGGGGCCACTGCGTCGTCACGGCCACTCACCTGCAGTTCCACATTGAGATCACCAACCCCTAA
- the LOC128780043 gene encoding IQ domain-containing protein F5-like, translating into MPPQEAAKSIQAWWRGTLVRRTLLHAALSAAIIQRWWRRALVKRLEHRRRPALDSYVREAWAAVRLQSWVRMWRVRRRYCRLLHAVRIIQGYWRWRNCQTRGFVQGLYDIKENQLNLQLEISLGPEICRMQQCTTLPIKE; encoded by the coding sequence ATGCCGCCACAGGAAGCGGCCAAGTCCATCCAGGCCTGGTGGCGGGGCACCCTGGTGCGCCGAACGCTGCTGCACGCGGCGCTCAGCGCGGCCATCATTCAGCGCTGGTGGAGGCGGGCGCTGGTCAAGCGGCTGGAGCACCGGCGGCGGCCGGCCCTGGACTCGTACGTGCGGGAAGCGTGGGCGGCGGTCCGCCTGCAGTCCTGGGTGCGCATGTGGCGCGTCCGCCGGCGTTACTGCCGCCTGCTGCACGCCGTGCGCATCATCCAGGGGTACTGGCGCTGGCGCAACTGCCAAACCCGCGGCTTTGTTCAGGGTCTTTACGACATCAAAGAAAACCAGCTGAATCTTCAACTAGAAATCTCTTTGGGCCCAGAAATCTGCAGAATGCAGCAGTGCACAACCCTTCCAATAAAAGAGTGA